The sequence TCGTTCCATTGTGTAAAAAATATGGTGCAGTCATTATCCTTGATGATGCGCATGGAACCGGGGTATTCGGCAAGAACGGAAAGGGAACATCAGAATACTTTGGTGTACAGCATGAGATTGATATTATTGTCGGAACGTTTAGTAAAGCATTCGGTGTTGTTGGTGGATTTATTTGTGCATCGAAAGAGATTATTAATTATCTCAGGTACTTTGCACGTTCATATATGTTTTCTGCTTCATTACCACCGCCTATTATCGGAGCAGTATTGGCTGGACTGGATATTCTTGAGCAGAAACCGGAGATCATTCAAAAACTTCACGACAATATTGTGTATGCAAAGCATCTTTTTAAGGGAATTGGATTTCCTATCCCGACAATCTCACCTATCATTGCGCTGAATGCACCGGAAGGAATGAATATCCGTAAAGCGGCCCATCACTTTCACACGAAAGGCATTTTTGTGAATTCGATTGAATATCCCGCTGTTCCCATTCAGCAACAACGGTTTCGAGTCAGCATCATGGCAACGCATACGAAAGAGGATATTGAAAACATGGTTCGGTGTGTCGATGAAGTATGGTGCCTGTATGGTAAAAAAGAAACTACTGTTTTGAACAATCATCATGCTGAAAAAAAGTATGAATAATATTGTTGTAAGAATGTTGATGCGGGAACGTTCGCGAACGTTGATTACCATTGCGGGCACCGGAACGTTGCTTCTCCTGATGCTCTTTCTTGCCGGTATATACGAAGGGGTGAAAAATGGATCAACGGGATTCATTCGTCATTCATCGGCACAAATCTGGGCGTGTCAAAAAAATTCAAATAATTTGCTGCGCAGCTCTTCGTTTCTGAGCAACTCCACGGCAGAAGAATTAGGCGCAGTTTCCGGTGTTAAAAAGGTTGAAGCAATTCTTCGGTTACTTGCGACAGCAGAAATTCATAACAAAAACATCACAGCATTCATCTTTGGGATACCGTTGGAAAGTGAATTAAGCTCTCCTCCAATTGTTCGAGGGAGACCGGTGCCGAATCTTGGAGAGATTATTCTTGACCAATCAATCGTTAAGAAATACAATCTCGATCTTGGCGATACCATCCGGTTGAATGGAGATCCATTCATACTTGCAGGAATCAGTCGCGAAACGAATGCTACTGTTGCGCAATTTTCATTCATTACGTTGACCAATGCAGAACAAATTTTAGGGTTTGAAAGTATCTCGAGCTTCTTTCTCATTTCAGTAGATACGACGATACATGAGAAGAAAGTACTTGATGACCTTAAGCAAAATTATCCCGAGCTTTCATTTTATTCGAAAGAGGAATTTATCGCCAATAATCTCGATGAAATGAAAACCGGGGTTTTGCCCATCCTGTGGACGATTGCATTACTCGGATTCATCACCGGTAGCGCGATTATTTCGTTGTTGTTGTATGCATCGGCACAAGAACACCGGGAAGACTATGCGCTTTTTAAAGCATTGGGTATGTCTCAATCGCGTATTGCTGTTATCGTACTTCGGCAGGCACTTCTTATTTCTTTTGGCGGTTATGTAGTTGCTTTGTGTGGTTATGTGGTCTGTTCTCCTATTCTTTTGGCTTTTGCTCCGGAGATCTCTGTTGATATCAACAGAGAAATGTGCATGGTTTTACTTGGCATCTCACTCTTGTTGGGTTGTATTGGTTCTTTCCTTTCTGTGAACAAATTGTCCAATGTCTATCCGACGGAGGTGTTCCGTGCCTAACGCATTTCCCAACAATATTATTGTTGCTCACAGTCTTTCAAAAATATTTTCCGATAACCTCACCGTGCCGGTAGTGGCTGTTCGCTCGCTCGATCTTGAAATTTCTACGGGCGAATTTATTATTATCAGCGGACCGAATGGAGGAGGGAAGACAACACTGCTGACGCTGCTTGGCTGTATGAGTCGTCCTTCATCCGGATCTGTCTCGATCATCAATACGAATGTCTTGAGTCTTTCACAAAAAGAGCTTTCCCGTTTCCGGATGAAAAATATTGGTTTCATTTTTCAGACATTTCGATTGGTCGATTTCCTTACAGTGCGGCAGAATGTGGAACTCGCCGCTCATATTGCCGGAACGACCGGTCTTGAAGCATCGAACATCGTTTCGTCGCTGATGGATGAAGTCGAAATCTCGCACCGAGCAAATTTTTATCCTCAGCAGCTCAGCGGCGGTGAAAAACAACGGACTGCAATCGCTCGTGCATTGGTGAATAACCCGGCGATAATTCTTGCGGATGAACCGACCGGAAGTCTTGATTCTTCTTCCGGGAAAATAATCATTCGTTTGCTTCGTGAATTATCAAAAGAGCGGAATACAACTGTCATTATTGTCAGTCA is a genomic window of Bacteroidota bacterium containing:
- a CDS encoding ABC transporter permease, encoding MNNIVVRMLMRERSRTLITIAGTGTLLLLMLFLAGIYEGVKNGSTGFIRHSSAQIWACQKNSNNLLRSSSFLSNSTAEELGAVSGVKKVEAILRLLATAEIHNKNITAFIFGIPLESELSSPPIVRGRPVPNLGEIILDQSIVKKYNLDLGDTIRLNGDPFILAGISRETNATVAQFSFITLTNAEQILGFESISSFFLISVDTTIHEKKVLDDLKQNYPELSFYSKEEFIANNLDEMKTGVLPILWTIALLGFITGSAIISLLLYASAQEHREDYALFKALGMSQSRIAVIVLRQALLISFGGYVVALCGYVVCSPILLAFAPEISVDINREMCMVLLGISLLLGCIGSFLSVNKLSNVYPTEVFRA
- a CDS encoding ABC transporter ATP-binding protein, translating into MPNAFPNNIIVAHSLSKIFSDNLTVPVVAVRSLDLEISTGEFIIISGPNGGGKTTLLTLLGCMSRPSSGSVSIINTNVLSLSQKELSRFRMKNIGFIFQTFRLVDFLTVRQNVELAAHIAGTTGLEASNIVSSLMDEVEISHRANFYPQQLSGGEKQRTAIARALVNNPAIILADEPTGSLDSSSGKIIIRLLRELSKERNTTVIIVSHDERIYSYADRVLRMEDGAILVQKK